A section of the Paramisgurnus dabryanus chromosome 4, PD_genome_1.1, whole genome shotgun sequence genome encodes:
- the LOC135750714 gene encoding uncharacterized protein isoform X23 → MSQTRSSSVRSYSSRAQVSKSYSSSGAAAGYGFKGHGGGISQAYGQSLKASGSAGIGVGSGSGFGAVSGRSISSGLKIAAGSISAAGGLAGGSFSAAEGLVGGSAPAAGGSVSAAFKAGGGSFMDNMANIVTDKQQLQVLNDRLATYLEKVKRLEFTNRDLNEKLRSFTLKRVQTTHDFGPYQMQIRPLREQILALIQENTNITLSIDNAKLAAEDFRQKYETELGIRQSVEADIANLKVLKKEYETTYDVLQHELSVLTSELKNVEDTYQQEMIGLRGQISGTVTVDVQEVESTDLAQVLSEIRSEYEMVIERNRKEAEQWYTKQLEKKTAEVAIVTETTVTGGTEITESRKQMSGLQTHYDSILVEKTNLEQRLTQVQGHYQAQLFKLSQLAGRLEGELISIRESSLQQSRDYQLLLSTKVQLEREINTYRALLEGAGGVTGLATNSQTVDVNKTVSIVGSSVSTEKVTTDVGLQGGINTSFLITGVQSGASTLTGVSTEELTTEFGLQGGSNASVMITGAQSEFTLTGVSTEVVTTELETQGGINTSFVFGGEAVTTELETQGGINTSFLIAGAQSGVSTAEAVTTELGLQGGSDASLVITGAQSEGSTLIGVSTEVVTTEFETQGGINTSFVFGGEAVTTELETQGGINTSFVIAGEAVTTELGLQGGSNASLVITGAQSEGSTLIGVSTEVVTTEFATQGGSNASFLITGAQSDVSTAEVVTNEIATQGGINTSFVITGAQSDVSTAEVVTSEFGLQGGSDASVVIIGAQSEASTLTGLSTEAVTTEFATQGGINSSFVITGAQSGVSTAEVVTTEFATQGGSNASFLITGAQSGGATLTGLSTGGVTTGFGTQGGLIITNTQSEGAVLTEVSAGGVVAEAGFPN, encoded by the exons ATGTCTCAGACTAGAAGCTCTTCTGTAAGATCCTACAGTAGCCGCGCCCAGGTGTCCAAGAGTTATTCTAGCTCTGGAGCTGCCGCAGGATACGGATTTAAAGGTCATGGAGGTGGAATTAGTCAGGCGTATGGACAGTCTTTGAAGGCCAGCGGCAGCGCTGGGATAGGTGTAGGGTCAGGGTCTGGGTTTGGGGCAGTGAGTGGAAGATCCATCTCATCTGGTTTAAAAATAGCTGCAGGTTCCATTTCAGCTGCTGGAGGTTTGGCTGGAGGTTCTTTCTCTGCTGCTGAGGGTTTGGTTGGAGGTTCTGCCCCAGCTGCTGGAGGTTCTGTCTCGGCTGCTTTTAAGGCAGGTGGAGGATCTTTCATGGATAACATGGCAAACATCGTCACTGATAAACAGCAGCTGCAGGTTCTGAACGACCGCCTTGCCACTTACCTGGAGAAGGTGAAACGTCTGGAGTTCACAAACCGTGATCTTAATGAGAAACTCAGATCATTCACCCTCAAAAGAGTTCAAACTACCCATGACTTTGGGCCGTATCAAATGCAGATCAGACCTTTGCGTGAACAG ATTCTGGCTCTTATTCAAGAAAACACCAATATTACTTTGTCCATTGACAATGCCAAACTGGCTGCCGAAGATTTTAGACAGAA GTATGAGACAGAGTTGGGCATCCGTCAATCTGTGGAGGCAGACATAGCCAATCTGAAAGTTCTGAAGAAAGAGTATGAGACAACATATGATGTGTTACAGCATGAGCTCAGTGTCTTAACAAGTGAACTCAAAAATGTTGAAGATACATACCAGCAG GAGATGATTGGACTTCGAGGGCAGATTTCAGGCACAGTGACTGTGGATGTGCAGGAGGTGGAGAGTACAGATCTGGCACAAGTTCTGTCTGAGATCCGTTCCGAGTATGAGATGGTCATCGAAAGGAACCGCAAGGAGGCAGAACAATGGTACACTAAACAG CTGGAGAAGAAAACCGCAGAGGTTGCGATTGTCACCGAGACGACGGTCACTGGTGGTACTGAGATCACAGAGAGCCGCAAACAGATGTCTGGGTTGCAGACGCACTATGACTCCATATTGGTAGAG AAAACCAACCTAGAGCAGCGTCTGACGCAGGTTCAGGGTCACTATCAGGCACAGTTGTTTAAATTGAGTCAGTTGGCTGGACGTCTTGAGGGGGAGCTCATTTCCATCCGTGAGAGTTCACTGCAGCAGAGTCGAGACTACCAGCTGCTCCTGAGCACTAAAGTTCAACTGGAAAGAGAGATCAACACTTACAGAGCTCTGCTAGAGGGTGCCGGAGGGGTCACAGGGCTCGCGACCAACTCACAGACTGTGGATGTCAACAAAACTGTTTCAATTGTTGGTTCCAGTGTCTCAACTGAAAAAGTGACAACAGACGTTG gATTACAGGGCGGAATTAACACCTCATTCTTGATTACTGGTGTGCAATCTGGTGCTTCCACTTTAACTGGGGTTTCTACAGAAGAATTGACAACAGAATTTG GATTACAGGGTGGAAGTAACGCCTCAGTCATGATTACCGGTGCGCAATCCGAATTCACTTTAACTGGGGTTTCTACAGAAGTTGTGACAACAGAATTGG AAACACAAGGTGGAATTAACACCTCATTTGTGTTTGGTGGTGAAGCAGTCACAACAGAATTGG AAACACAAGGTGGAATTAACACCTCATTTTTGATTGCTGGTGCACAATCTGGTGTTTCCACTGCAGAAGCAGTCACAACAGAATTGG GATTACAGGGTGGAAGTGACGCTTCACTCGTGATTACCGGTGCACAATCCGAAGGTTCCACTTTAATTGGGGTTTCTACAGAAGTTGTGACAACAGAATTTG AAACACAAGGTGGAATTAACACCTCATTTGTGTTTGGTGGTGAAGCAGTCACAACAGAATTGG AAACACAAGGTGGAATTAACACCTCATTTGTGATTGCTGGTGAAGCAGTCACAACAGAATTGG GATTACAGGGTGGAAGCAACGCTTCACTCGTGATAACCGGTGCGCAATCCGAAGGTTCCACTTTAATTGGGGTTTCTACAGAAGTTGTGACAACAGAATTTG CAACACAGGGTGGAAGTAACGCCTCATTCTTGATTACTGGTGCACAGTCTGATGTTTCCACTGCAGAAGTAGTGACAAACGAAATTG CAACACAGGGTGGAATTAACACCTCATTCGTGATTACTGGTGCACAGTCTGATGTTTCCACTGCAGAAGTAGTGACATCCGAATTTG GATTACAGGGTGGAAGTGACGCTTCAGTTGTGATTATCGGTGCGCAATCCGAAGCTTCCACTTTAACTGGGCTTTCTACAGAAGCTGTGACAACAGAATTTG CAACACAGGGTGGAATAAACTCTTCATTCGTGATTACTGGTGCACAGTCTGGTGTTTCCACTGCAGAAGTAGTGACAACCGAATTCG CAACACAGGGTGGAAGTAACGCCTCATTCTTGATCACTGGTGCTCAGTCTGGTGGTGCCACTCTAACTGGGCTTTCTACTGGAGGAGTCACAACTGGATTTG GGACACAGGGTGGACTCATAATAACTAATACTCAATCCGAAGGTGCTGTTTTAACTGAGGTTTCGGCAGGAGGAGTGGTAGCAGAAGCTGGTTTTCCTAACTGA
- the LOC135750714 gene encoding uncharacterized protein isoform X17 encodes MSQTRSSSVRSYSSRAQVSKSYSSSGAAAGYGFKGHGGGISQAYGQSLKASGSAGIGVGSGSGFGAVSGRSISSGLKIAAGSISAAGGLAGGSFSAAEGLVGGSAPAAGGSVSAAFKAGGGSFMDNMANIVTDKQQLQVLNDRLATYLEKVKRLEFTNRDLNEKLRSFTLKRVQTTHDFGPYQMQIRPLREQILALIQENTNITLSIDNAKLAAEDFRQKYETELGIRQSVEADIANLKVLKKEYETTYDVLQHELSVLTSELKNVEDTYQQEMIGLRGQISGTVTVDVQEVESTDLAQVLSEIRSEYEMVIERNRKEAEQWYTKQLEKKTAEVAIVTETTVTGGTEITESRKQMSGLQTHYDSILVEKTNLEQRLTQVQGHYQAQLFKLSQLAGRLEGELISIRESSLQQSRDYQLLLSTKVQLEREINTYRALLEGAGGVTGLATNSQTVDVNKTVSIVGSSVSTEKVTTDVGLQGGINTSFLITGVQSGASTLTGVSTEELTTEFGLQGGSNASVMITGAQSEFTLTGVSTEVVTTELETQGGINTSFVIAGEAVTTELGLQGGSNASLVITGAQSEGSTLIGVSTEVVTTEFATQGGSNASFLITGAQSDVSTAEVVTNEIATQGGINTSFVITGAQSDVSTAEVVTSEFGLQGGSDASVVIIGAQSEASTLTGLSTEAVTTEFATQGGINSSFVITGAQSGVSTAEVVTTEFATQSGSNASFLITGAQSGGATLTGLSTGGVTTEFGTQGGSNASFLITGAQSGGPILTGISTEAVTTEFATQGGSNASFVITGAQSGGATLTGLSTGGVTTEFGTQGGSNASFLITGAQSGGPILTGISTEAVTTEFATQSGSNASFLITGAQSGGATLTGLSTGGVTTGLGTQGGSNASFLITGAQSGGPILTGVSSEAVTTQFTTQGGSNASFLITGAQSGGATLTGLSTGGVTTGFGTQGGLIITNTQSEGAVLTEVSAGGVVAEAGFPN; translated from the exons ATGTCTCAGACTAGAAGCTCTTCTGTAAGATCCTACAGTAGCCGCGCCCAGGTGTCCAAGAGTTATTCTAGCTCTGGAGCTGCCGCAGGATACGGATTTAAAGGTCATGGAGGTGGAATTAGTCAGGCGTATGGACAGTCTTTGAAGGCCAGCGGCAGCGCTGGGATAGGTGTAGGGTCAGGGTCTGGGTTTGGGGCAGTGAGTGGAAGATCCATCTCATCTGGTTTAAAAATAGCTGCAGGTTCCATTTCAGCTGCTGGAGGTTTGGCTGGAGGTTCTTTCTCTGCTGCTGAGGGTTTGGTTGGAGGTTCTGCCCCAGCTGCTGGAGGTTCTGTCTCGGCTGCTTTTAAGGCAGGTGGAGGATCTTTCATGGATAACATGGCAAACATCGTCACTGATAAACAGCAGCTGCAGGTTCTGAACGACCGCCTTGCCACTTACCTGGAGAAGGTGAAACGTCTGGAGTTCACAAACCGTGATCTTAATGAGAAACTCAGATCATTCACCCTCAAAAGAGTTCAAACTACCCATGACTTTGGGCCGTATCAAATGCAGATCAGACCTTTGCGTGAACAG ATTCTGGCTCTTATTCAAGAAAACACCAATATTACTTTGTCCATTGACAATGCCAAACTGGCTGCCGAAGATTTTAGACAGAA GTATGAGACAGAGTTGGGCATCCGTCAATCTGTGGAGGCAGACATAGCCAATCTGAAAGTTCTGAAGAAAGAGTATGAGACAACATATGATGTGTTACAGCATGAGCTCAGTGTCTTAACAAGTGAACTCAAAAATGTTGAAGATACATACCAGCAG GAGATGATTGGACTTCGAGGGCAGATTTCAGGCACAGTGACTGTGGATGTGCAGGAGGTGGAGAGTACAGATCTGGCACAAGTTCTGTCTGAGATCCGTTCCGAGTATGAGATGGTCATCGAAAGGAACCGCAAGGAGGCAGAACAATGGTACACTAAACAG CTGGAGAAGAAAACCGCAGAGGTTGCGATTGTCACCGAGACGACGGTCACTGGTGGTACTGAGATCACAGAGAGCCGCAAACAGATGTCTGGGTTGCAGACGCACTATGACTCCATATTGGTAGAG AAAACCAACCTAGAGCAGCGTCTGACGCAGGTTCAGGGTCACTATCAGGCACAGTTGTTTAAATTGAGTCAGTTGGCTGGACGTCTTGAGGGGGAGCTCATTTCCATCCGTGAGAGTTCACTGCAGCAGAGTCGAGACTACCAGCTGCTCCTGAGCACTAAAGTTCAACTGGAAAGAGAGATCAACACTTACAGAGCTCTGCTAGAGGGTGCCGGAGGGGTCACAGGGCTCGCGACCAACTCACAGACTGTGGATGTCAACAAAACTGTTTCAATTGTTGGTTCCAGTGTCTCAACTGAAAAAGTGACAACAGACGTTG gATTACAGGGCGGAATTAACACCTCATTCTTGATTACTGGTGTGCAATCTGGTGCTTCCACTTTAACTGGGGTTTCTACAGAAGAATTGACAACAGAATTTG GATTACAGGGTGGAAGTAACGCCTCAGTCATGATTACCGGTGCGCAATCCGAATTCACTTTAACTGGGGTTTCTACAGAAGTTGTGACAACAGAATTGG AAACACAAGGTGGAATTAACACCTCATTTGTGATTGCTGGTGAAGCAGTCACAACAGAATTGG GATTACAGGGTGGAAGCAACGCTTCACTCGTGATAACCGGTGCGCAATCCGAAGGTTCCACTTTAATTGGGGTTTCTACAGAAGTTGTGACAACAGAATTTG CAACACAGGGTGGAAGTAACGCCTCATTCTTGATTACTGGTGCACAGTCTGATGTTTCCACTGCAGAAGTAGTGACAAACGAAATTG CAACACAGGGTGGAATTAACACCTCATTCGTGATTACTGGTGCACAGTCTGATGTTTCCACTGCAGAAGTAGTGACATCCGAATTTG GATTACAGGGTGGAAGTGACGCTTCAGTTGTGATTATCGGTGCGCAATCCGAAGCTTCCACTTTAACTGGGCTTTCTACAGAAGCTGTGACAACAGAATTTG CAACACAGGGTGGAATAAACTCTTCATTCGTGATTACTGGTGCACAGTCTGGTGTTTCCACTGCAGAAGTAGTGACAACCGAATTCG CAACACAGAGTGGAAGTAACGCCTCATTCTTGATCACTGGTGCTCAGTCTGGTGGTGCCACTCTAACTGGGCTTTCTACAGGAGGAGTCACAACAGAATTTG GAACACAGGGTGGGAGTAACGCCTCATTCTTGATCACTGGTGCTCAGTCTGGTGGTCCCATTCTCACTGGGATTTCCACAGAAGCAGTGACAACAGAATTTG CAACACAGGGTGGAAGTAACGCCTCATTCGTGATCACTGGTGCTCAGTCTGGTGGTGCCACTCTAACTGGGCTTTCTACAGGAGGAGTCACAACAGAATTTG GAACACAGGGTGGGAGTAACGCCTCATTCTTGATCACTGGTGCTCAGTCTGGTGGTCCCATTCTCACTGGGATTTCCACAGAAGCAGTGACAACAGAATTTG CAACACAAAGTGGAAGTAACGCCTCATTCTTGATCACTGGTGCTCAGTCTGGTGGTGCCACTCTAACTGGGCTTTCTACTGGAGGAGTCACAACAGGACTTG GAACACAGGGTGGGAGTAACGCCTCATTCTTGATTACTGGTGCTCAGTCTGGTGGTCCCATTCTCACTGGGGTTTCTTCAGAAGCAGTGACAACACAATTTA CAACACAGGGTGGAAGTAACGCCTCATTCTTGATCACTGGTGCTCAGTCTGGTGGTGCCACTCTAACTGGGCTTTCTACTGGAGGAGTCACAACTGGATTTG GGACACAGGGTGGACTCATAATAACTAATACTCAATCCGAAGGTGCTGTTTTAACTGAGGTTTCGGCAGGAGGAGTGGTAGCAGAAGCTGGTTTTCCTAACTGA